Proteins found in one Campylobacter canadensis genomic segment:
- a CDS encoding HNH endonuclease domain-containing protein — MKTHISIDMGAKNNGVFLAHTKDGKIIDKTATNYIFEPSSINFLKKDRTKKRHQRRGFKRTRLARRLLDEIIKKLKKQDLSQAEYELLYGLLKNRGFNYINIEFENDLSDESLEILNEIDAYEFKNCVSKNDYELRLSEIANEYDIDEFCEFLAKQVALITQKDENDKDIYKIADKKSILQMFEALRNEMLKNNKHRERYLKDIKELCQGVEFKSVISKLNISVNEFANIIGNISNYQTRVLRRYFNNKFDDNFDDEKLRLQSIKNINFLSYQGKTELENKRIMLENLKNSSYEYLCKNDPKTSIPPYERMNNKSLQTCNVLILKDNLSKSLKTCLKHILENPNFSSLTMDENGVIKEYNALDENELKVVFQRFLDISKGYLEDIKLYPRGFYKYAKYFKDTICLNDSDFDTLQDFANKYYDELLLAKKGVLSNKLLKPCGCHTPYKNNLKHTHLSILWAKPSGFSEDDVNTFVEFINNKANKIKGNTTLKGFLTHLSKTAKAYQNAFYKALEDEKALLENKTTNDKELKKILEQYEKAYELITSQEIFKNVAKSDKLKTMINQLLQTTNIILDDTKGFNKLCKEHSLQSLLRTSGEKAMCSVFGSDSARLINGKVEMYIDRLAYEIVKDIDLSKSKELHVNIEQNAFNFETAAEKLKLTKRKPKEHFVICPYSGEKLNLNNAEYDHILPRSKCEYNSEANLIPVKSYENLRKKDAYMMFDALHENYKNNLYKQCKVSNEKEFKAFINDTLSKINPDDYTNYKNLKYYEQIAFRHALFMPDESFYTKALELLKQDKLKTTTNGTQKRLAKLIVQKALAKNKDLNIYVKFVDSRLTSAIRHELSKNLPELKKEEKQQSHSHCIDASVVFYIANAAKDSKTTIINDISNKFEPKYDFNEIYLQESIMKSPKSKVYLELEQKEISRKQLFKDTIYSLRYEKAESLSDEHVSILKELDLLMEVKKLKSVKVHINTKKVFDLIFASFKAKDIKTLEKIKFLDKFLVSSVRKDILDIFFDAKNKELIKPKDKGANIEKFYEILVKNGVKDKSEVEKIQKLYIDSFYTGNQKNIKRARDKRRVTYSLSVAGGANFVVRRNTGYEGLANENIATKNYFDKDKIVGIKYYTKNVLPCKIEDIIKILSLSDNAAEIYKLSITKDLPQKIIKLEYEVSQADRHTVKVYFDKVKLGYDLNIFKGDLSLKNEEWVKFCNECLISEFAEFLGKPRDYKASIICDNFSVLGFSYSADRTSKANREIMKDNIC; from the coding sequence ATGAAAACTCACATTAGTATAGATATGGGAGCGAAAAATAATGGGGTGTTTTTAGCTCATACAAAAGATGGCAAGATTATAGATAAAACTGCTACGAATTATATCTTTGAACCATCTTCTATAAATTTTTTAAAAAAAGATAGAACCAAGAAAAGACATCAAAGAAGAGGTTTTAAAAGAACAAGACTAGCTAGAAGGCTTTTAGATGAAATAATCAAAAAACTTAAAAAGCAAGATTTAAGTCAAGCTGAATACGAGTTATTATACGGATTGCTTAAAAATCGTGGGTTTAATTATATAAATATAGAATTTGAAAATGATTTGAGTGATGAGAGTTTGGAGATTTTAAACGAAATTGATGCTTATGAGTTTAAAAACTGCGTTAGTAAAAACGATTATGAGTTAAGGCTTTCTGAGATTGCTAATGAATATGACATAGATGAGTTTTGCGAGTTTTTGGCTAAACAAGTAGCGTTGATAACTCAAAAAGATGAAAATGACAAAGATATTTATAAGATAGCTGATAAAAAATCAATTTTACAAATGTTTGAAGCTTTAAGAAATGAAATGCTTAAAAACAATAAGCATAGAGAAAGATACCTAAAAGATATAAAAGAGCTTTGTCAAGGTGTGGAATTTAAAAGCGTAATTTCAAAGCTTAACATAAGCGTTAATGAGTTTGCTAACATTATCGGCAATATTTCAAACTATCAAACAAGGGTTTTAAGAAGGTATTTTAATAATAAATTTGATGATAATTTTGATGATGAAAAGCTAAGACTACAAAGCATAAAAAATATAAATTTTCTTAGCTATCAAGGCAAAACCGAGCTAGAAAATAAACGCATAATGCTAGAAAATCTAAAAAACTCAAGCTATGAATATCTATGCAAAAACGACCCAAAAACAAGCATTCCACCATATGAGAGAATGAATAATAAATCTTTGCAAACTTGTAATGTCTTAATCTTAAAAGATAATCTTAGCAAAAGTCTAAAAACTTGCTTAAAACATATCCTAGAAAATCCAAATTTTTCAAGCCTTACTATGGATGAAAATGGCGTTATCAAAGAATATAATGCACTTGATGAAAATGAATTAAAAGTAGTTTTTCAAAGATTTTTAGATATATCTAAAGGATATTTAGAAGATATTAAGCTTTATCCTAGGGGGTTTTATAAATACGCTAAATATTTTAAAGATACGATATGTTTAAATGATAGCGATTTTGATACCTTACAAGACTTTGCAAACAAATATTATGATGAATTGCTTTTGGCTAAAAAGGGAGTATTGTCAAACAAACTTTTAAAACCTTGTGGCTGCCATACTCCATATAAAAACAATCTTAAACATACTCATCTTAGTATTTTGTGGGCTAAACCTAGTGGATTTAGCGAAGATGATGTAAATACATTCGTAGAGTTTATAAACAATAAAGCAAATAAAATTAAAGGCAATACTACTTTAAAGGGCTTTTTAACTCATCTTAGTAAAACGGCTAAGGCTTATCAAAACGCCTTTTATAAAGCCTTGGAAGATGAAAAGGCGTTGCTAGAAAATAAAACCACAAATGATAAAGAGTTAAAAAAGATTTTAGAGCAATATGAAAAAGCCTACGAGCTAATAACAAGCCAAGAGATATTTAAAAATGTAGCTAAAAGCGATAAGTTAAAAACTATGATAAATCAGCTACTTCAGACTACAAACATAATCTTAGATGATACTAAGGGGTTTAACAAGCTTTGCAAGGAGCATTCATTACAAAGCTTGTTAAGAACAAGTGGCGAGAAAGCTATGTGTTCGGTATTTGGCTCTGATAGCGCAAGGCTTATAAATGGTAAGGTGGAGATGTATATTGATAGGCTTGCTTATGAGATTGTAAAGGATATAGACTTAAGCAAATCAAAAGAACTTCACGTAAATATAGAGCAAAATGCCTTTAATTTTGAAACAGCGGCAGAAAAGCTTAAGCTTACTAAAAGAAAACCAAAAGAGCATTTTGTGATATGCCCTTATAGTGGGGAAAAGCTAAATCTAAATAATGCTGAATATGATCATATCTTACCAAGAAGTAAATGTGAATATAATTCAGAAGCGAATTTAATACCTGTAAAATCATACGAAAATCTTAGGAAAAAAGATGCTTATATGATGTTTGATGCTTTGCATGAAAATTATAAAAACAATCTTTATAAACAATGTAAAGTAAGCAATGAAAAAGAGTTTAAAGCCTTTATAAATGATACTTTAAGCAAAATAAACCCAGATGATTATACAAACTACAAAAACCTAAAATACTATGAGCAAATCGCCTTTAGACACGCACTTTTTATGCCTGATGAGAGCTTTTATACTAAAGCCTTAGAATTATTAAAACAAGATAAATTAAAAACCACAACCAACGGCACTCAAAAACGCCTTGCTAAACTAATAGTTCAAAAGGCACTAGCTAAAAATAAAGATTTAAATATTTATGTAAAATTCGTAGATAGTAGGCTAACAAGTGCTATAAGACATGAGCTAAGCAAGAATTTACCAGAGTTAAAAAAGGAAGAAAAACAGCAAAGTCATAGCCATTGTATAGATGCTAGTGTGGTGTTTTATATAGCAAATGCTGCAAAAGATAGTAAAACTACCATTATAAACGATATATCAAATAAATTTGAGCCAAAATATGATTTTAATGAGATTTATCTACAAGAAAGCATTATGAAAAGCCCAAAAAGTAAGGTATATTTAGAGCTAGAACAAAAAGAAATCTCAAGAAAACAGCTTTTTAAGGATACGATTTATTCGCTTAGATATGAAAAAGCTGAAAGTTTGAGTGATGAGCATGTAAGTATTTTAAAAGAGCTTGATTTATTAATGGAGGTTAAAAAACTTAAATCAGTGAAAGTGCATATAAATACCAAAAAGGTTTTCGATTTAATCTTTGCAAGTTTTAAGGCAAAAGATATAAAAACGCTAGAAAAAATCAAATTTTTGGATAAATTTTTGGTATCAAGTGTGAGAAAAGATATTTTGGATATATTTTTTGATGCTAAAAACAAAGAATTAATCAAGCCAAAAGATAAGGGTGCGAATATAGAAAAATTCTATGAAATCCTAGTAAAAAATGGTGTAAAAGATAAAAGTGAAGTAGAAAAAATCCAAAAACTTTATATAGATAGTTTTTATACAGGCAATCAAAAAAATATAAAAAGAGCTAGAGATAAACGCCGTGTTACATACTCGCTAAGTGTGGCTGGTGGGGCTAATTTTGTAGTGCGTAGAAATACGGGTTATGAGGGTTTAGCAAATGAAAATATCGCTACTAAAAATTATTTTGATAAAGATAAAATAGTGGGTATAAAATATTACACCAAGAATGTTTTACCTTGCAAGATAGAGGATATTATTAAGATTTTATCGCTTAGCGATAACGCTGCTGAGATTTATAAACTTAGCATTACTAAAGACTTACCGCAAAAGATAATTAAACTTGAGTATGAAGTGAGTCAAGCTGATAGGCATACTGTTAAAGTATATTTTGATAAGGTTAAATTAGGCTATGATTTAAATATTTTTAAGGGTGATTTGAGTTTAAAAAACGAAGAATGGGTAAAGTTTTGTAATGAGTGCTTAATAAGCGAATTCGCAGAGTTTTTAGGTAAGCCAAGGGATTATAAAGCTAGTATTATTTGTGATAATTTTAGTGTTTTGGGTTTTAGCTACTCAGCAGATAGGACTTCAAAAGCAAATAGAGAGATTATGAAAGATAATATATGCTAA
- a CDS encoding MotA/TolQ/ExbB proton channel family protein codes for MFELLHLEYEVDIIVFSILAIMNALSIAVMLERVVFYCFFKYENYKSLEEFELSTSKNLIILSIIAQNAPYIGLLGTVFGIMMGFNNIDDTQKIISTLSAALKATAGGLVVAIIALVLFNIFDRCNAKLYVKYKKINNLLSKANE; via the coding sequence ATGTTTGAATTATTACATTTAGAATACGAGGTTGATATTATAGTTTTTTCTATTTTAGCTATTATGAACGCTTTAAGCATTGCTGTAATGCTTGAAAGAGTTGTTTTTTATTGTTTTTTTAAATACGAAAATTATAAAAGTTTAGAAGAATTTGAACTAAGCACTAGTAAAAATCTTATTATTCTTTCAATAATAGCTCAAAATGCCCCATATATTGGTTTATTAGGAACTGTTTTTGGCATTATGATGGGATTTAATAATATTGATGATACTCAAAAAATAATAAGTACATTAAGTGCTGCTTTAAAGGCTACTGCGGGCGGACTTGTGGTTGCAATAATTGCATTAGTTTTATTTAATATTTTTGATAGATGTAACGCAAAGCTTTATGTAAAATATAAAAAAATAAATAATCTTTTAAGTAAAGCAAATGAATAA
- the cas2 gene encoding CRISPR-associated endonuclease Cas2: MYLVSYDIENTKNRTKLFEELKDLGLLNIQKSVFYGELSKSEIKVVKELFKKLCGDEDKAFLCRCKIDLNDTHGYKKADLEQVEFDFV; the protein is encoded by the coding sequence ATGTATCTTGTAAGTTATGATATTGAAAATACAAAAAATAGAACAAAACTTTTTGAAGAATTAAAAGATTTAGGGCTTTTAAATATCCAAAAATCAGTTTTTTATGGAGAGCTTAGCAAAAGTGAGATAAAGGTGGTAAAGGAACTTTTTAAAAAGCTTTGTGGTGATGAAGACAAGGCGTTTTTATGTAGATGCAAGATAGATTTAAATGATACGCACGGATATAAAAAGGCTGATTTAGAGCAAGTGGAGTTTGATTTTGTATAA
- a CDS encoding energy transducer TonB, with amino-acid sequence MRFTIIFIIVFCLQLYAVLNIKLDKKEELSKQNAINMNAGNFSFIKPEPIVEEVVKKIPQDEGIKKEIKPKKIVKKHTKKVQNISKTEAKSQPTDLGNNNITKPSPTNGENITNNASNGNNNQQLAMQINALLNKYKKYPKKAKLLNIQGKVAGNFIVSKDGLSINITECPHEIFMKETKQTIKKIKNKIPKQAHNIKISFVINYK; translated from the coding sequence ATGAGATTTACTATAATTTTTATAATAGTTTTTTGTTTACAACTTTATGCTGTGCTAAATATTAAACTTGATAAAAAAGAAGAATTAAGTAAGCAAAATGCAATCAATATGAATGCTGGTAATTTTAGCTTTATAAAACCCGAACCCATAGTAGAAGAAGTAGTAAAAAAAATACCTCAAGATGAAGGTATTAAAAAAGAAATAAAGCCCAAAAAAATAGTAAAAAAACATACTAAAAAAGTACAAAATATAAGTAAAACTGAAGCAAAATCACAACCAACAGATTTAGGAAATAACAACATTACAAAGCCTAGTCCGACAAACGGTGAAAATATAACAAACAACGCAAGTAATGGTAATAACAATCAGCAATTAGCAATGCAAATTAATGCTCTTTTAAATAAGTATAAAAAATATCCTAAAAAAGCAAAATTGCTAAATATTCAAGGAAAAGTTGCTGGGAATTTCATTGTGAGTAAAGATGGTTTAAGCATAAACATAACCGAATGTCCGCATGAAATATTTATGAAAGAAACAAAACAAACAATAAAAAAAATAAAAAACAAAATACCAAAACAAGCGCATAATATAAAAATCTCTTTTGTTATTAATTATAAATAA
- the cas1 gene encoding CRISPR-associated endonuclease Cas1 has protein sequence MLKHLVVDSYGVYLGLKSARLIVKKDGVLLKEYPLKNLKTISIKSRGVGLSSDLAYACGMRGVKIFFNDFKSHLALHTLHEHKSVNVIKHQILSEQNGKDLALAKELIIGKIKNQRSTILYFSRHKNQEKAKLISNKLSLLIGELKKFKLSKDEIFGIEGSAAAMYFKYLSECELLGDEFINRTGRFAEDNINKALNYGYAILQNHIYKCVINAGLNPYFGVLHSLRSAKPSLVLDIMEEYRSFVVDRNVIKLSNRLKGDFAEHKKFIAQQIINSLSKKLNYNHSKLSLESIMQRQVYKLSGFLCGANNYHSYVFRW, from the coding sequence ATGCTAAAACATCTAGTAGTGGATAGCTACGGGGTGTATTTAGGGTTAAAATCAGCAAGATTAATAGTCAAAAAAGATGGAGTTTTATTAAAAGAATACCCACTTAAAAACCTAAAAACCATAAGCATAAAATCTCGTGGAGTAGGGCTAAGTAGTGATTTAGCCTACGCTTGTGGGATGCGTGGAGTTAAGATATTTTTTAACGACTTTAAATCTCATTTAGCCCTACATACTTTGCACGAACATAAAAGCGTAAATGTGATAAAACATCAGATTTTAAGCGAGCAAAACGGAAAAGACCTAGCCTTAGCAAAAGAGCTAATTATAGGTAAAATCAAAAATCAACGCTCTACGATTTTATACTTTTCAAGACATAAAAACCAAGAAAAAGCTAAACTCATCTCAAACAAACTCTCGCTTTTAATAGGAGAACTTAAAAAATTTAAGCTTAGCAAAGATGAGATTTTTGGTATAGAAGGAAGTGCTGCGGCTATGTATTTTAAATATCTTAGCGAGTGTGAACTTTTAGGCGATGAATTTATAAATCGCACGGGCAGATTTGCAGAAGATAATATAAACAAAGCCTTAAACTATGGTTATGCGATACTTCAAAATCACATTTATAAATGCGTGATAAACGCTGGACTTAATCCTTATTTTGGGGTGCTTCATAGCCTAAGAAGTGCTAAACCATCGCTAGTTTTAGATATCATGGAAGAGTATAGAAGCTTTGTAGTAGATAGAAATGTAATCAAATTAAGCAATCGTCTAAAAGGCGATTTTGCCGAGCATAAAAAATTCATAGCACAACAAATCATAAATTCTTTAAGTAAAAAACTAAACTACAATCACTCCAAACTAAGCCTAGAAAGTATTATGCAAAGGCAAGTTTATAAGCTTAGTGGTTTTTTGTGTGGTGCTAATAATTATCATTCTTATGTGTTTAGGTGGTAA
- a CDS encoding prepilin-type N-terminal cleavage/methylation domain-containing protein: MLSIKKYNNNFINSFLIYSFYTKDINKQDINKQDINKQDINTKSIKKLTINTTSINKIKNTNISKVLNTNKGKYKDLNKVLNNKANNFTHNKQAYTLLELVIVIVIIAILSSVALSKIHSINSLEESARALMNDIKYAQINALSYDFYDGANNDDYKKKYFRLRFHCIANTYNAKYKKYICSKNKEIGYTIFADKAGKSSSNPDKNEIVKDYINKSLLIAAPFSGVSIDKSLFTPRANLSKSANIIKAAFYYYDNKAKIKKTSTIYFNEFGNLSSNIYDFNSIQHYYIKLSSKDDYICIKLNYIGFSKIVDKSECINFN; encoded by the coding sequence ATGCTAAGCATTAAAAAATATAATAATAATTTCATAAATTCATTTCTTATTTATTCTTTTTATACAAAAGATATCAACAAACAAGATATTAATAAACAAGATATCAACAAGCAAGATATTAATACAAAATCTATCAAAAAACTAACTATCAATACAACAAGTATCAATAAAATAAAAAACACAAATATAAGCAAAGTTTTAAACACAAACAAAGGCAAGTATAAAGACTTAAATAAGGTTTTAAATAACAAAGCAAACAACTTCACACATAACAAACAAGCATATACCCTTTTAGAATTAGTTATAGTTATTGTAATAATAGCAATCTTATCAAGTGTTGCATTATCTAAAATACATAGTATTAATAGCTTAGAAGAAAGTGCAAGAGCTTTGATGAATGATATTAAGTATGCACAAATAAATGCTTTAAGTTATGATTTTTATGATGGAGCAAATAATGATGATTATAAGAAAAAATATTTTAGACTTAGGTTTCATTGTATAGCAAATACTTATAATGCAAAATACAAAAAATATATTTGTTCTAAAAATAAAGAAATAGGCTATACAATCTTTGCAGACAAAGCTGGTAAGTCAAGTTCTAATCCTGATAAAAATGAAATAGTAAAAGATTATATAAATAAAAGCTTATTAATAGCAGCTCCTTTTAGTGGAGTTAGTATAGATAAAAGCTTATTTACCCCAAGAGCTAATTTAAGTAAAAGTGCAAATATTATTAAAGCTGCTTTTTATTATTATGATAATAAAGCAAAAATTAAAAAAACTAGTACGATTTATTTTAATGAATTTGGTAATTTATCAAGTAATATATATGATTTTAATAGTATTCAGCACTATTATATAAAACTTTCAAGCAAGGATGATTATATTTGCATAAAGCTTAATTACATAGGTTTTTCTAAAATAGTAGATAAAAGCGAATGTATTAATTTTAATTAA
- a CDS encoding ExbD/TolR family protein has protein sequence MNKPTLNIIPLIDVMLVIIIITLSVQSFVKYKAIDVSPPISKSEIKANTDANVLIINKLGELKYNENTILLDELINLLNKNEKLNIICDEETFFKDFIKVIQILKDNNINNYSIITRLEK, from the coding sequence ATGAATAAGCCAACCTTAAATATAATCCCACTAATTGATGTAATGCTAGTAATTATAATAATAACTCTTAGCGTACAAAGTTTTGTAAAATACAAAGCCATTGATGTAAGTCCACCTATTAGCAAAAGCGAAATTAAAGCAAATACAGATGCAAATGTTTTAATAATAAATAAATTAGGAGAGCTAAAATATAACGAAAATACAATTTTACTTGATGAATTAATAAATCTTTTAAATAAAAATGAAAAGCTTAATATTATCTGCGATGAAGAAACATTTTTTAAAGACTTCATAAAAGTAATTCAAATACTAAAAGATAACAATATAAATAATTACTCAATTATTACAAGGCTTGAAAAATGA
- the cas4 gene encoding CRISPR-associated protein Cas4 encodes MELLKASLIRQFVFCPRIFYFYNFCDITPKYPKHVDFGNEFHVIQDELFKSRTFAKFGLSEYKAYKNQYLEDDELCGVCDMLFVGENEVVVLEFKHSDNLNLSNGAKMQLLAYAKMASKTYAKPCVRMILCSSNHLKHKVFKVFPDDFARLNKIIKDMKNLLDNGVFPNSSASLNACNQCEFFNYCDDRE; translated from the coding sequence ATGGAACTTTTAAAGGCTAGTTTGATTAGGCAGTTTGTTTTTTGTCCTAGGATATTTTATTTTTATAATTTTTGTGATATTACGCCAAAGTATCCTAAACATGTGGATTTTGGTAATGAATTTCATGTAATTCAAGATGAGCTTTTTAAAAGTCGCACATTTGCTAAGTTTGGCTTAAGCGAATATAAAGCCTATAAAAATCAATATTTAGAAGATGATGAGCTTTGTGGGGTTTGCGATATGCTTTTTGTTGGAGAGAACGAAGTGGTGGTGCTGGAGTTTAAACATAGCGATAATCTAAACCTTAGCAATGGGGCAAAAATGCAGCTACTCGCATACGCAAAAATGGCTAGTAAAACTTACGCTAAACCTTGTGTAAGAATGATTTTATGCTCATCAAATCATCTAAAGCATAAGGTTTTTAAGGTTTTTCCAGATGATTTTGCTAGGCTTAATAAGATTATAAAAGATATGAAAAATCTTTTAGATAACGGAGTTTTTCCAAACAGCAGTGCCAGCCTTAACGCTTGTAATCAGTGCGAATTTTTTAATTATTGTGATGATAGGGAGTGA